A genomic segment from Nicotiana tabacum cultivar K326 chromosome 7, ASM71507v2, whole genome shotgun sequence encodes:
- the LOC107818887 gene encoding uncharacterized protein LOC107818887 — protein sequence MSVSYLRRCLHTRIPLRCLFTESSVNSEPTSSSTSTPNLVSNPLFKSRVSELISKQHWSQLKDLIKPINPTYFLQQLFDSGFDSTSILPFFKWSQHGYQVYHPLDHLFKLLILLVNDKRYPKVRSLLHDFVKYGKTHTVSSVFHTLLTCSDNVCANSIIVDMLVLAYVNNAKLDLALEAFNRAGDYEFKLSVLSCKPMLKGVVNEGKFEVAELLYKEMIRRRIEVDMYTFNIVINGLCKAGKLNKAKDVMEDMKVRGIIPNVVTYNTLIDGYCKRGGDGKMYKADAFLREMVEQGVSPNERTYNTLIDGFCKDDNVGAAMKLFKEMRFQGMRPDIVTFNSLINGLFGDGKVDEALGLRAEMLRLGLEPNIRTYNVLINGFSKMKMFREAKELFDDVMKQGLDFNVLTFNTVIDAHCKASKMEEAVALRELMSNKLICPNISTYNCLLGGYYREGNIEAAKKLLEEMEEKSVRADVVTYNIRIDAMCKRGESRRSVRLLDEMSEKGLIPSHVTYNTLMAGYCQEGNPKGAVTIRKRMEKEGKQPNVVTYNVLIKGFCQKDKLGEANAFLNEMLEKGLVPNRTTYDIIREEMIEKGFVPDIDGHLYNDVVNC from the coding sequence ATGTCGGTATCATACCTTCGGCGTTGTCTACACACCCGAATACCCCTTCGGTGCCTTTTCACAGAATCTTCAGTTAATTCAGAGCCAACCTCATCCTCAACTTCAACACCCAATTTGGTTTCAAACCCACTTTTCAAATCTAGAGTTTCAGAACTGATTTCAAAGCAGCACTGGTCTCAACTGAAGGACCTAATTAAACCCATTAACCCAACTTATTTTCTCCAACAACTTTTTGATTCTGGTTTTGATTCTACCTCCATTTTGCCTTTCTTTAAATGGTCTCAACATGGTTATCAGGTTTACCACCCTCTTGACCATTTATTCAAACTGCTTATTTTGTTAGTCAATGATAAAAGATACCCAAAGGTTCGAtctttattgcatgattttgttaagTATGGGAAAACCCATACGGTTTCTTCTGTTTTTCATACACTCTTGACTTGTAGTGATAATGTTTGTGctaattctattattgttgacatGTTGGTATTAGCTTATGTTAATAATGCTAAGCTGGATTTAGCTCTGGAGGCTTTCAATAGAGCTGGAGATTATGAATTTAAGTTATCTGTATTGTCGTGTAAACCGATGCTTAAAGGGGTGGTGAATGAGGGGAAATTTGAGGTAGCAGAGCTTTTGTATAAGGAGATGATTAGGAGGAGAATTGAGGTTGACATGTACACATTTAATATTGTGATTAATGGGTTGTGTAAGGCGGGGAAGTTGAATAAGGCTAAGGATGTGATGGAAGATATGAAGGTTCGGGGGATTATTCCGAATGTGGTTACTTACAATACATTGATTGATGGGTATTGCAAGAGAGGTGGGGATGGGAAGATGTATAAAGCTGATGCATTTTTGAGAGAAATGGTGGAGCAGGGGGTGAGTCCAAATGAGAGAACTTATAATACTCTTATTGATGGGTTTTGTAAGGATGACAATGTTGGGGCAGCTATGAAGCTCTTTAAAGAAATGCGGTTTCAAGGGATGAGACCGGACATTGTGACGTTTAACTCGTTAATTAATGGGCTCTTTGGTGATGGGAAAGTTGATGAGGCTCTTGGTTTACGTGCAGAAATGTTACGTTTGGGGTTGGAGCCTAATATTCGGACTTATAATGTACTGATAAATGGGTTTTCAAAAATGAAGATGTTCAGAGAGGCTAAAGAGttgtttgatgatgttatgaagcAAGGGTTAGATTTTAATGTACTTACTTTTAATACAGTTATTGATGCTCATTGTAAGGCTAGCAAAATGGAAGAAGCAGTCGCACTACGTGAGTTGATGTCGAACAAACTGATTTGTCCTAACATTTCGACATATAATTGCTTATTGGGTGGTTATTATCGAGAGGGAAATATTGAAGCAGCAAaaaagctactagaggaaatggAGGAGAAGAGTGTGAGGGCTGATGTAGTAACTTACAATATTCGAATAGATGCAATGTGCAAAAGGGGAGAATCAAGAAGGTCAGTTAGACTTCTGGATGAGATGTCTGAGAAAGGGCTGATCCCAAGTCACGTGACTTACAACACTTTGATGGCTGGCTATTGCCAAGAAGGAAACCCCAAGGGAGCTGTTACTATTAGGAAAAGAATGGAGAAGGAAGGAAAACAACCGAATGTTGTTACTTACAACGTCTTGATTAAAGGTTTCTGTCAAAAAGATAAGTTGGGAGAAGCAAATGCTTTTTTGAATGAGATGTTGGAAAAAGGATTGGTACCCAATAGAACTACCTATGACATTATCAGAGAAGAAATGATAGAGAAGGGATTTGTCCCTGACATAGATGGACACCTCTACAATGATGTTGTCAATTGTTAA